Proteins encoded within one genomic window of Triticum aestivum cultivar Chinese Spring chromosome 2D, IWGSC CS RefSeq v2.1, whole genome shotgun sequence:
- the LOC123055604 gene encoding cytosolic sulfotransferase 5-like — MSSLPTAPGFPPLRLRRYAGFWLTDRTLKFLGASHARFSPRPTDVLLVSFPKTGTTWLKALAFSAHLPSTGADHPLHRNNPHDLVGFLELAGEDDDGLIYEGIPSPRLLAAHLPYSLLPHGITDGSGGRIVYVCRDPKDTLFSFWHFHEKTTATLQRMADDGGASSAMPTFEEAFELFCKGQSMAGPQWRHALEYWEASRLSPDQVLFLRYEDMLRDPEGSLRKMAVFMGCPFSPEEEETGVVRDIVELCSLGMLKGLEVNRSGRTMLGLKNEAFFRNGTVGDWSSCMTPAMAARLDGIVAEALEGSMLFFLKEKSVQQANAKPEN, encoded by the exons ATGTCGTCGCTGCCCACGGCACCGGGGTTCCCCCCTCTCCGGTTGCGCCGGTACGCCGGGTTCTGGCTGACCGACCGCACGCTCAAGTTCCTCGGCGCGTCGCACGCGCGCTTCAGTCCGAGGCCCACCGACGTGTTACTCGTGAGCTTCCCCAAGACCGGTACCACCTGGCTCAAGGCGCTCGCCTTCTCCGCGCACCTGCCGTCCACCGGGGCCGACCACCCGCTCCATCGCAACAACCCCCATgacctcgtcggcttcctcgagcTCGCTGGGGAAGACGATGATGGTCTGATCTACGAGGGGATCCCTTCTCCGCGTTTGCTTGCCGCCCACCTGCCCTACTCCCTGCTGCCCCACGGCATCACGGACGGCTCCGGCGGCCGGATCGTGTACGTCTGCCGGGACCCCAAGGACACGCTTTTCTCCTTCTGGCACTTCCACGAGAAAACCACGGCGACGCTGCAGCGGATGGCCGACGACGGCGGCGCGTCGTCCGCCATGCCGACGTTCGAGGAGGCGTTCGAGCTCTTCTGCAAGGGTCAGAGCATGGCGGGGCCACAGTGGCGCCACGCGCTCGAGTACTGGGAGGCGAGCCGTCTGAGCCCCGATCAGGTGCTGTTCCTCAGATACGAGGACATGCTGCGTGACCCGGAGGGAAGCCTGAGGAAGATGGcggtgttcatggggtgccccttctctccggaggaggaggagaccgGGGTGGTGCGCGACATCGTGGAGCTCTgcagcttggggatgctcaaggggCTTGAGGTCAACAGGAGCGGGCGCACGATGCTGGGGCTCAAGAACGAGGCCTTCTTCAGGAACGGCACGGTGGGGGATTGGAGCAGCTGCATGAcgccggccatggcggcgcggctGGACGGGATCGTGGCCGAGGCGCTGGAGGGCTCCAtgcttttttttttgaaagaaaag AGCGTGCAGCAGGCCAACGCCAAGCCTGAGAATTAG
- the LOC123051406 gene encoding pyruvate decarboxylase 2 yields the protein METGIGSVDGPKGAPSGAVACPATFPASAPTFVGSPHATLGRHLARRLVQIGVSDVFAVPGDFNLTLLDHLIAEPGLRLVGCCNELNAGYAADGYARAKGVGACAVTFTVGGLSVLNAIAGAYSENLPLICIVGGPNSNDYGTNRILHHTIGLPDFSQELRCFTPVTCYQAVVNNLDDAHEQIDKAISTALKESKPVYISVSCNLPAVPHPTFSRDPVPYFLAPRMSNQMSLEAAVEATVAFLDKAVKPVMVAGPKLRVAKAGTAFAELADASGYAVATMPSAKGLVAETLPRFIGTYWGAVSTAFCAEIVESADAYLFAGPIFNDYSSVGYSFLLKKEKAVIVQPDRVTVGNGPAFGCIMMKDFLTELGKRLKKNTTAYENYKRIWVPEGHLPESEPGEPLRVNVLFKHIQKMLTGDSAVIAETGDSWFNCQKLKLPDGCGYEFQMQYGSIGWSVGALLGYAQGATDKRVIACIGDGSFQVTAQDVSTMLRCGQNSIIFLINNGGYTIEVEIHDGPYNVIKNWNYTGLIDAIHNGEGNCWTAKVTCEEELTAAIETATGDKKDCLCFIEVVAHKDDTSKELLEWGSRVSAANSRPPNPQ from the exons ATGGAGACGGGCATCGGATCCGTGGACGGGCCCAAGGGGGCGCCGAGCGGCGCGGTAGCGTGCCCGGCGACGTTCCCGGCGTCGGCGCCCACCTTCGTCGGCTCCCCGCACGCCACGCTGGGGCGCCACCTGGCGCGGCGCCTGGTGCAGATCGGCGTGAGCGACGTGTTCGCCGTGCCGGGCGACTTCAACCTGACCCTCCTCGACCACCTCATCGCCGAGCCGGGGCTCCGCCTCGTCGGCTGCTGCAACGAGCTCAATGCCGGCTACGCCGCTGATGGGTACGCGCGCGCTAAGGGCGTCGGCGCGTGCGCCGTCACCTTCACCGTCGGCGGGCTCAGCGTGCTCAACGCCATCGCCGGCGCGTACAGCGAGAACCTCCCCCTGATCTGCATCGTCGGCGGGCCCAACTCGAACGACTACGGCACCAACAGGATTCTTCATCACACCATCGGCCTCCCTGATTTCTCTCAGGAGCTGCGGTGCTTCACGCCGGTGACGTGCTACCAGGCCGTCGTCAACAACCTCGACGACGCCCACGAGCAGATCGACAAGGCCATCTCCACGGCTCTCAAGGAGAGCAAGCCGGTCTACATCAGCGTCAGCTGCAACCTCCCCGCCGTCCCCCACCCCACCTTCAGCCGCGACCCCGTCCCCTACTTCCTCGCACCAAG GATGAGCAACCAGATGAGCCTGGAGGCGGCCGTGGAGGCGACGGTGGCATTCCTGGACAAGGCGGTGAAGCCGGTGATGGTGGCGGGGCCCAAGCTGCGGGTGGCCAAGGCAGGCACGGCGTTCGCGGAGCTGGCGGACGCGAGCGGCTACGCGGTGGCGACCATGCCGTCGGCCAAGGGGCTGGTGGCGGAGACGCTGCCACGCTTCATCGGCACCTACTGGGGCGCGGTGAGCACGGCCTTCTGCGCCGAGATCGTGGAGTCGGCGGACGCCTACCTCTTCGCCGGCCCCATCTTCAACGACTACAGCTCGGTGGGCTACTCGTTCCTGCTCAAGAAGGAGAAGGCGGTGATCGTGCAGCCCGACCGCGTCACCGTCGGCAACGGCCCGGCCTTCGGCTGCATCATGATGAAGGACTTCCTGACTGAGCTGGGCAAGCGCCTCAAGAAGAACACGACGGCCTACGAAAACTACAAGAGGATCTGGGTGCCGGAGGGGCACCTGCCCGAGAGCGAGCCCGGCGAGCCGCTGCGCGTCAACGTGCTCTTCAAGCACATCCAGAAGATGCTCACCGGCGATAGCGCTGTCATCGCCGAGACCGGCGACTCGTGGTTCAACTGCCAGAAGCTCAAGCTCCCCGACGGCTGCGG GTACGAGTTCCAGATGCAGTACGGCTCCATCGGGTGGTCGGTCGGGGCGCTGCTCGGCTACGCGCAGGGCGCCACTGACAAGCGTGTCATCGCTTGCATCGGCGACGGCAGCTTCCAGGTGACGGCGCAGGACGTGTCCACCATGCTCCGCTGCGGGCAGAACAGCATCATCTTCCTCATCAACAACGGCGGCTACACCATCGAGGTCGAGATCCACGACGGGCCCTACAACGTCATCAAGAACTGGAACTACACCGGCCTCATCGACGCCATCCACAACGGCGAGGGCAACTGCTGGACCGCCAAGGTGACCTGCGAGGAGGAGCTGACGGCGGCCATCGAGACGGCGACGGGGGACAAGAAGGACTGCCTGTGCTTCATCGAGGTGGTGGCGCACAAGGACGACACCAGCAAGGAGCTCCTCGAGTGGGGATCAAGGGTCTCCGCCGCCAACTCCAGGCCACCCAACCCGCAGTAG
- the LOC123048585 gene encoding uncharacterized protein encodes MEMTRSQSRRHGSASPGTGGSDRLPRFEGVMTRARRRHCGVDDLLPLACTRSGSESVRLRKRPRAKEWRDWANLTTDLIRDVAGRLWSTDSPWPAAQYNRLRAVCKTWGESTSVCSLDIHYRPHGWTPRQHKSGCRLRHVYVELDALSSNYIFAVTEGLFVLRDEKSTDIVRLLNPLTGSLTEFPPITKVRAYDGSELKSSQAINALKLYFSDPNALFCYFAGIDDSTSPPTLVFAVINNGELHVVYAKPGDHHWVSVHNLPNWAMWSDIGGLAWYFTPPPGVWLPKKIYVYSLGDS; translated from the exons ATGGAGATGACACGGTCGCAGAGCCGGAGACATGGCAGTGCATCTCCGGGCACCGGCGGCAGCGATCGTCTCCCGAGGTTCGAGGGTGTGATGACGCGAGCGCGGCGCCGTCATTGTGGAGTTGACGATCTTCTGCCGCTGGCTTGCACTCGCAGTGGCAGCGAGTCTGTTCGTTTGAGGAAGCGACCGCGAGCGAAAGAATG GAGGGACTGGGCCAACCTGACGACCGATCTCATCAGGGACGTCGCCGGCCGTCTGTGGTCCACAGATTCTCCATGGCCGGCGGCGCAGTACAACCGCTTGCGGGCGGTTTGCAAGACCTGGGGTGAGTCCACCTCCGTTTGCAGCCTGGATATCCACTACCGCCCCCACGGCTGGACGCCAAGACAGCATAAGTCAGGCTGCCGCCTCCGCCACGTCTATGTCGAACTCGACGCGCTCTCCAGCAATTACATCTTTGCCGTTACTGAAGGCCTCTTTGTCCTGCGCGACGAGAAGTCCACCGACATTGTCCGCCTCCTCAACCCCCTCACCGGCAGCCTCACCGAGTTCCCACCCATCACCAAGGTGCGGGCATACGATGGCTCCGAACTGAAATCCAGCCAAGCCATCAATGCCTTGAAGCTCTACTTCTCCGACCCCAACGCGTTGTTCTGCTATTTCGCTGGCATCGACGACTCGACCTCCCCACCCACTCTTGTTTTCGCTGTGATAAATAATGGGGAATTGCACGTCGTCTACGCCAAGCCCGGCGATCACCACTGGGTATCTGTGCACAACCTGCCGAACTGGGCTATGTGGTCGGACATTGGCGGGCTTGCCTGGTATTTCACACCGCCGCCTGGCGTTTGGCTGCCAAAAAAGATTTACGTGTACTCATTAGGGGATAGCTAA